In the Ensifer adhaerens genome, one interval contains:
- a CDS encoding MurR/RpiR family transcriptional regulator produces MTILDRIKTHSRRLTDADQKLITTMLENRAEAAFLSGPQLSQRASVHEATATRLAQKLGYKGFPDLRAQLQREVLDDQDAANRMRRSVSKVEHGDYLTDLIAAEITALETLARSVEQADIDRAADLIFSARRVFIFGQGHAQSVAGFLQRRLDRFGMTTIQLTGRGRDIAERLVSMEAGDLAVALAFRKQPQSYGPLMRHATRVGAQSILVSDLAGPLMEPAADLMLAAPRGRSGSEFQTPTIPFAIVNAIVLTIAGRHQRQVLGRLEKLSELFNDFD; encoded by the coding sequence ATGACGATACTCGATCGCATTAAGACGCATTCCAGGCGACTTACCGATGCGGATCAGAAACTGATCACGACCATGCTGGAAAACCGGGCGGAGGCTGCGTTCCTGTCGGGCCCGCAGCTTTCCCAGCGCGCGTCCGTCCACGAGGCCACAGCCACGCGGCTTGCACAGAAGCTGGGCTACAAGGGCTTTCCCGACCTTCGCGCGCAGTTGCAGCGCGAGGTTCTTGACGATCAGGACGCTGCCAACCGCATGCGCCGGTCGGTCTCGAAGGTCGAGCACGGCGACTACCTGACCGATCTGATCGCGGCTGAAATCACCGCGCTCGAAACGCTCGCCCGCTCGGTCGAACAGGCGGATATCGACAGGGCCGCCGACCTGATCTTTTCCGCTCGTCGCGTCTTCATCTTCGGGCAGGGCCATGCGCAATCGGTGGCCGGCTTCCTGCAGCGCCGCCTCGACCGCTTCGGCATGACCACCATCCAACTGACAGGGCGCGGCCGGGACATAGCCGAGCGCCTCGTCAGCATGGAGGCCGGCGATCTCGCCGTGGCACTCGCCTTCCGCAAGCAGCCGCAAAGCTACGGCCCGCTGATGCGGCATGCGACCCGTGTCGGCGCGCAATCGATCCTCGTTTCCGATCTGGCCGGGCCTCTGATGGAACCCGCGGCCGATCTGATGCTCGCGGCACCGAGAGGGCGTTCGGGCAGCGAGTTCCAGACACCGACGATCCCGTTTGCGATCGTCAACGCCATCGTCCTGACGATCGCCGGCCGCCACCAGCGGCAGGTCCTCGGCAGGCTGGAGAAGCTGTCGGAGTTGTTCAACGACTTCGACTGA
- a CDS encoding MFS transporter, translating to MTTITMNEALDRAGTGPYQYRLMGIFGLVWAADAMQVLAVGFTAASIAATFGLTVPQALQTGTLFFLGMLIGAVGFGRLADRIGRRRVLIVTVACDAIFGLLSIFAPSFGVLLLLRFLTGAAVGGTLPVDYAMMSEFLPARSRGRWLVMLEGFWAVGTLIVAVTAWLVALSELTDAWRYIFAVTALPAVLGLGLRFLVPESPLYLLRAGKAVEAKAIVNRMLVANRHPQLETSVSIALPAASPSVGIFSGDLRRRSLLILAVWFLVSVSYYGVFTWMPPRLAGEGFGFVRGYGFLVLIALAQIPGYALAAYGVEAWGRRPTLVGFCLLSALSCLLFVVANGAAVIAASLLIMSFALLGTWGALYAYTPELYPTESRATGMGAAGGMARLGGLLAPSLIGILVAQSFALAIGTFAGLLLVAAIAACLIDAETRLASLT from the coding sequence ATGACGACGATCACGATGAACGAAGCGCTCGACCGTGCCGGTACGGGCCCCTATCAGTACCGCTTGATGGGCATCTTCGGCTTGGTCTGGGCGGCGGATGCCATGCAGGTTCTGGCCGTTGGGTTCACCGCAGCGTCCATAGCCGCGACCTTCGGCTTGACGGTTCCGCAGGCACTGCAGACCGGTACCCTGTTCTTTCTCGGCATGCTGATCGGGGCGGTCGGATTCGGCCGGCTGGCCGATCGCATCGGTCGGCGGAGAGTGCTGATCGTCACTGTGGCCTGCGATGCGATCTTCGGCTTGCTGTCGATTTTCGCACCCAGCTTCGGTGTTCTGCTGCTTCTGCGTTTTCTCACGGGGGCTGCGGTCGGCGGTACACTGCCGGTCGATTACGCCATGATGTCGGAGTTCCTGCCGGCCCGAAGTCGCGGACGCTGGCTCGTGATGCTCGAAGGGTTCTGGGCTGTGGGAACGCTGATCGTGGCGGTGACGGCATGGCTCGTTGCGCTGTCGGAGCTGACGGACGCATGGCGCTATATCTTCGCCGTCACCGCCCTCCCGGCGGTGCTCGGCCTCGGTCTTCGCTTCCTCGTTCCGGAATCGCCGCTCTACCTGCTTCGTGCGGGCAAGGCTGTCGAGGCGAAAGCCATCGTCAACCGAATGCTCGTCGCCAATCGTCACCCGCAGCTCGAAACGAGCGTATCGATCGCGCTTCCCGCGGCCTCACCGAGTGTCGGCATCTTCTCGGGAGATCTGCGCCGGCGCAGTCTTCTGATCCTGGCCGTGTGGTTCCTGGTCTCGGTGTCGTATTACGGCGTCTTCACCTGGATGCCGCCGCGGCTTGCGGGGGAAGGTTTCGGCTTCGTTCGTGGCTATGGGTTCCTCGTCCTTATCGCCTTGGCGCAGATTCCGGGCTATGCGCTTGCCGCCTATGGCGTCGAGGCATGGGGACGCCGGCCAACGCTGGTCGGCTTTTGTCTCCTCTCCGCCCTAAGCTGCCTCCTTTTCGTCGTGGCAAACGGCGCGGCTGTCATCGCAGCGTCGCTGCTGATCATGAGTTTTGCGCTGCTCGGCACCTGGGGCGCGCTTTATGCCTATACGCCGGAACTCTATCCAACGGAGTCGCGGGCAACCGGAATGGGGGCGGCCGGTGGCATGGCGCGGCTTGGCGGTCTGCTCGCACCCTCCTTGATCGGCATTCTGGTGGCCCAGAGCTTCGCTCTTGCGATCGGCACCTTTGCGGGGTTGCTGTTGGTGGCCGCAATCGCCGCCTGCCTGATCGATGCGGAGACCCGTCTTGCGTCGCTGACGTGA
- a CDS encoding Na+/H+ antiporter, which produces MEPTHLFELVIGMFVAIIALHYVAHRFGLPPSVALLAGGALLAFVPGLPAIEVDPELVLVIFLPPLLLDGAWTIAVGRLRRHLIGIASLAIGAVFFTCAVVAMVTHLLFPSLPWAACAALGAIVSPPDAVSARAVLQRVRLPRRLQILLEGESLLNDASGLVLFRFAIAAGVTGAFSASEAVGSFFVLAIGGALIGTAIGTAWVLVVRRLGDEYLIIAATALLSWTSYLLGEYLHVSGVIATVTTGLIASWHQHTVLSAATRMRGTSFWTVIVFLMEAAVFILIGLSLRGVVERGGGFDIVAATMWWPILAILVALSVARFAWVFGSDLFIRLGNALGIERYRPLGARAATVVSWAGVRGVVTLALALSIPEGFPGRDFILVTSFAVILGTVLVQGMTLGQVIAWAGLVEPPSEKARLSMSQAEAAMAKAQLVTIQSRAYDDGGNLIHPQLLDRYQRRAVSIVDYAARTEHYTPILHAHFDVVLEAVATGRRELIRLHRTGEIDDETLHELERDLDLEELSALAAKA; this is translated from the coding sequence GTGGAACCGACACATCTGTTTGAACTGGTGATTGGCATGTTCGTGGCGATCATCGCGCTGCACTATGTCGCCCACAGGTTCGGTTTGCCGCCGTCCGTGGCGCTGCTTGCCGGCGGCGCGCTGCTCGCCTTCGTGCCGGGCCTGCCGGCGATCGAAGTCGATCCCGAACTGGTGCTCGTCATCTTCCTGCCGCCGCTGCTGCTCGACGGCGCATGGACGATCGCCGTCGGCCGGCTGCGCCGGCATCTGATCGGCATCGCCTCGCTGGCGATCGGGGCGGTGTTTTTCACCTGCGCCGTCGTCGCCATGGTCACGCACCTGCTTTTCCCCTCGCTCCCGTGGGCCGCCTGCGCAGCACTCGGGGCGATCGTGTCGCCACCCGACGCGGTCTCGGCGCGCGCCGTGCTGCAGCGGGTGCGGCTGCCGCGGCGGCTGCAAATCCTGCTGGAAGGGGAAAGCCTGCTCAACGACGCGAGCGGCCTGGTGCTCTTCCGCTTCGCGATTGCCGCCGGCGTCACCGGCGCCTTCAGCGCGAGCGAGGCGGTCGGCAGCTTCTTCGTGCTGGCGATCGGCGGCGCCCTCATCGGTACCGCCATCGGCACGGCCTGGGTCCTGGTGGTGCGCCGCCTCGGCGACGAATATCTGATCATCGCTGCCACGGCCTTGCTTTCCTGGACGTCCTACCTGCTCGGCGAGTACCTGCATGTCTCAGGCGTCATCGCCACGGTCACCACCGGACTGATCGCAAGCTGGCATCAGCATACCGTGCTCTCGGCGGCAACACGCATGCGCGGCACATCGTTCTGGACCGTCATCGTCTTCCTGATGGAGGCGGCCGTCTTCATCCTGATCGGCCTGTCGCTGCGCGGTGTCGTCGAGCGGGGAGGCGGCTTCGATATCGTCGCCGCCACCATGTGGTGGCCGATCCTCGCCATTCTCGTGGCGCTCTCCGTCGCGCGCTTTGCCTGGGTGTTTGGCTCGGACCTCTTCATCCGCCTCGGCAATGCCCTGGGCATTGAGCGCTATCGGCCGCTCGGCGCGCGCGCCGCAACGGTGGTCTCCTGGGCCGGTGTCCGCGGCGTCGTCACGCTGGCTCTCGCACTCAGCATTCCCGAGGGGTTTCCCGGCCGCGATTTCATCCTGGTCACGTCCTTTGCCGTCATCCTGGGGACGGTGCTCGTCCAGGGCATGACCCTCGGGCAGGTGATCGCATGGGCGGGGCTCGTCGAGCCGCCATCGGAAAAGGCGCGCCTCAGTATGAGCCAGGCCGAGGCGGCCATGGCGAAGGCGCAACTCGTGACCATTCAGAGCCGGGCCTATGACGACGGCGGCAATCTCATCCACCCGCAACTGCTCGACCGGTACCAGCGCCGGGCGGTGTCGATCGTCGATTATGCTGCGCGCACGGAGCACTACACGCCCATCCTGCATGCCCATTTCGATGTCGTGCTCGAAGCGGTCGCAACCGGGCGGCGCGAACTCATCCGGCTCCATCGCACCGGCGAGATCGACGACGAGACATTGCATGAATTGGAGCGCGACCTCGACCTTGAAGAACTGAGCGCGCTCGCCGCCAAGGCATGA
- a CDS encoding DUF2277 domain-containing protein, translating into MCRNIKPLFNFEPPATDAEIHDAALQFVRKLSGTTKPAKRNEAAFEHAVNAIAACAQELLSSLETAQPPRNREEEAAKARARNAVRFA; encoded by the coding sequence ATGTGCCGAAACATCAAACCCCTGTTCAATTTTGAGCCGCCGGCCACGGACGCAGAGATCCATGACGCCGCGTTGCAGTTCGTGCGCAAACTGAGCGGAACGACCAAGCCGGCCAAGCGCAACGAGGCGGCCTTCGAGCACGCGGTCAACGCAATCGCCGCCTGCGCCCAGGAATTGCTCAGTTCGCTCGAAACAGCGCAGCCGCCGCGCAACCGCGAGGAAGAAGCAGCCAAGGCACGCGCCAGAAACGCGGTCCGGTTCGCCTGA
- a CDS encoding DUF2778 domain-containing protein, whose protein sequence is MGNSFAHGSGRLLPKPQLHLAEKTKERAWDKHARINQATRLVAAAAAQPVVVASLVPSEARFARDPEFPRDAEMLGKSARIAAAVKQAVLASEKLASNSAPAASAQSRHQGPTVSLPAPERFAPMTAGSADKPAVQLAYATPSQSHVDDNAFSAVLTAPVEDDVAEQPEPDTSDDTAALPSHEDTPSIGPMPQFRPRNEQAQKPAPEPEKPAGKQAEVEAAIKAEETGKPDEREMPAKPKVAYARPEDPTENTSGTGFGQALRNIFGSSAKAGNGVAVYDITAAKVYMPDGSVLEAHSGIGKMADNPRYVDVKMTGPTPPHTYNLKMRETRFHGVEAIRMLPIDGKNKHGRDGFLTHSYLLRGKRAESHGCVAFADYQRFLTAFKQGKVKQIVVVPSGGRAAGMRLAQNGRSS, encoded by the coding sequence ATGGGCAACTCCTTCGCGCATGGTTCGGGCCGCCTGTTGCCCAAGCCGCAGCTCCATTTGGCCGAGAAGACCAAAGAGCGCGCATGGGACAAACATGCCAGGATCAACCAGGCGACGCGGCTCGTCGCGGCGGCCGCGGCACAGCCGGTCGTGGTCGCCAGCCTGGTCCCCAGCGAAGCGCGGTTTGCGCGTGATCCTGAATTCCCGAGAGATGCCGAAATGCTCGGAAAGAGCGCGCGCATCGCGGCGGCCGTGAAGCAGGCGGTCCTGGCATCCGAAAAGCTCGCCAGCAATTCCGCCCCTGCCGCTTCCGCACAATCGCGCCACCAGGGCCCGACGGTGAGCCTACCCGCACCGGAACGCTTCGCTCCGATGACCGCCGGTTCCGCCGACAAGCCGGCAGTGCAGCTTGCCTATGCCACCCCCTCTCAGAGCCACGTGGACGACAACGCGTTTTCCGCCGTGCTGACCGCGCCTGTCGAGGACGATGTCGCAGAGCAGCCGGAACCGGACACGTCTGATGACACGGCCGCGCTGCCGAGCCATGAGGACACGCCATCTATCGGGCCCATGCCGCAATTCCGCCCGCGCAACGAACAGGCTCAGAAGCCGGCGCCCGAACCCGAGAAGCCCGCAGGCAAACAGGCCGAAGTCGAGGCGGCGATCAAGGCCGAGGAGACCGGGAAGCCTGACGAACGCGAAATGCCGGCAAAGCCGAAGGTCGCCTATGCCCGACCGGAAGACCCGACGGAGAACACTTCCGGCACCGGCTTCGGCCAGGCGCTGCGCAACATCTTCGGCAGCAGCGCGAAGGCCGGAAACGGCGTCGCCGTCTACGACATCACCGCCGCCAAGGTTTACATGCCCGACGGCAGCGTGCTCGAGGCCCATTCCGGCATCGGCAAGATGGCCGACAATCCGCGCTACGTCGACGTCAAGATGACCGGGCCGACCCCGCCGCACACCTATAATCTCAAGATGCGCGAGACGCGCTTCCATGGGGTCGAGGCGATCCGCATGCTGCCGATCGACGGAAAGAACAAGCACGGCCGCGACGGATTCCTGACCCACAGCTACCTGCTGCGCGGCAAGCGCGCCGAATCCCATGGCTGCGTCGCCTTCGCCGACTATCAGCGTTTCCTGACGGCCTTCAAACAGGGCAAGGTCAAGCAGATCGTCGTGGTGCCGAGCGGCGGACGCGCGGCCGGCATGCGCCTGGCACAGAACGGCAGGAGTTCCTGA
- a CDS encoding LysR family transcriptional regulator: protein MPFDLNDLRLFLAVVDVGSITHGAQEVGLSLPAASERLRTMEAAGDVTLLTRGRRGVSPTEAGEALVHHARMIIRQTVQMRSELGAYARGVRATVRVLANTAAMTEYIPERLAAWMAANPQIDIELKERQSVEIARSVAAGFAEIGILSDAVEASGLTLGPFATDRLVVVARRDHPIIERTQVRFADLLDERFIGLAGGALQDHIDGQAVKLGAKLKMRVKLRTFDDICRMAGAGVGVGIVPEKAARRCRRAAGIAVIRLQEKWAVRRLSVCIRSDGQLTPPAFSLFGHLTGDRQS from the coding sequence ATGCCCTTCGACCTCAACGATCTTCGCCTGTTTCTCGCCGTCGTGGACGTCGGCAGTATCACCCATGGGGCGCAGGAGGTCGGGCTTTCCCTACCGGCGGCAAGCGAGCGGCTGCGCACCATGGAGGCAGCGGGCGACGTAACCCTGCTGACGAGAGGGCGACGCGGTGTCAGTCCGACGGAGGCGGGCGAGGCGCTCGTCCACCATGCGCGCATGATCATCCGCCAGACGGTGCAGATGCGCAGCGAACTGGGAGCCTATGCCAGGGGCGTGCGCGCCACCGTTCGTGTTCTTGCCAATACGGCCGCGATGACCGAGTACATTCCCGAAAGGCTTGCGGCCTGGATGGCAGCCAACCCGCAGATCGACATCGAGCTGAAAGAACGGCAAAGCGTCGAAATCGCCAGGAGCGTCGCTGCCGGCTTCGCCGAGATCGGCATTCTATCGGATGCGGTGGAGGCGAGCGGCCTGACGCTGGGCCCCTTCGCTACTGACCGGTTGGTCGTGGTGGCCCGGCGCGACCATCCGATCATCGAGAGAACGCAGGTCCGCTTTGCCGATCTGCTCGATGAGCGCTTCATCGGACTGGCGGGCGGCGCATTGCAGGATCACATCGACGGTCAGGCGGTCAAGCTCGGAGCCAAGCTCAAGATGCGCGTGAAGCTCCGCACCTTCGATGACATCTGCCGGATGGCGGGCGCAGGCGTAGGGGTCGGCATCGTGCCGGAAAAAGCCGCCCGCCGATGCCGTCGAGCGGCCGGGATCGCTGTCATTCGCCTGCAGGAAAAATGGGCCGTGCGCAGGCTGTCAGTCTGCATCCGCAGTGACGGGCAACTGACGCCGCCGGCATTCAGCCTGTTCGGCCATCTCACAGGCGATAGACAATCCTGA
- a CDS encoding sulfite exporter TauE/SafE family protein codes for MFDVSFSFLLAVAATFFVAGLVKGVTGMGLPTVAMGALGALISPAAAASLLVVPSFVTNVWQLLAGSAILPLVRRFWPMMLAIVAGTLFGSAWLAGGDTRLTTAALGATLVIYSGCALLAPPFRISGRQERWLAPIVGTLTGLVTGCTGVFVIPAVPYLQALGLAKDDLVQVLGLSFTVSTIALAVGLGAQGTFRAETLALSGVAVVPALAGMWAGQRLRSRVSAQGFRRGFLACLFLLGMEMALRPVF; via the coding sequence ATGTTCGACGTGTCGTTTTCTTTCCTGCTGGCCGTTGCCGCGACGTTTTTCGTCGCCGGCCTCGTCAAGGGCGTAACCGGAATGGGTCTGCCGACGGTGGCGATGGGCGCTCTGGGCGCCCTGATTTCTCCGGCCGCGGCGGCAAGCCTGCTGGTCGTTCCGTCCTTCGTGACCAATGTCTGGCAGCTTCTGGCAGGATCCGCCATCCTGCCGCTCGTGCGCCGGTTCTGGCCGATGATGCTGGCGATCGTTGCGGGCACACTCTTCGGCTCCGCATGGCTGGCCGGCGGCGACACGCGGCTGACCACCGCGGCGCTCGGGGCAACACTCGTCATCTATTCCGGCTGCGCGCTGCTCGCTCCACCGTTCCGCATCTCTGGACGGCAGGAACGGTGGCTGGCGCCGATTGTCGGAACGCTGACCGGCCTGGTGACCGGCTGCACCGGGGTCTTCGTCATTCCGGCCGTGCCCTATCTGCAAGCCCTCGGCCTTGCGAAGGATGACCTCGTGCAGGTTTTGGGGCTTTCCTTCACGGTTTCGACCATCGCACTGGCGGTCGGGCTTGGCGCCCAGGGCACCTTCCGGGCCGAAACCCTTGCGCTTTCCGGGGTCGCCGTTGTTCCGGCCCTTGCTGGAATGTGGGCCGGCCAACGGCTCCGCAGCCGGGTGAGCGCTCAGGGCTTCCGTCGCGGCTTCCTGGCCTGCCTGTTCCTTCTGGGCATGGAGATGGCTTTGAGGCCGGTGTTTTGA